A region of the Pseudarthrobacter sp. MM222 genome:
GACTCGCTGCTCAAGCACCTCCGCGGACGCGGTTACACCGATGCCGAGCTCAAACTGACTGGAATGTTCTCGGAAGGCGGCCGGGGAATCTACGACCGCTTCCGCGGCCGGCTGATCTGGCCCATCCGGGACATCGCCGGGGAGACGATCGGCTTCGGGGCCCGCAAGCTCTACGAGGACGACCAAGGTCCCAAGTACCTGAACACCCCCGAGACCGCGCTCTACAAGAAGTCGCAGGTCCTCTACGGGATCGACCTCGCCAAACGGAACATCGCCAAGGACCGCCAGCTGGTCGTGGTGGAGGGTTACACCGACGTGATGGCCTGCCACCTCGCCGGAATCCCGACGGCTGTGGCAACCTGCGGTACCGCGTTCGGCACCGAGCACATCAAGATCGCACGGCGGCTGCTGTCCGACGACGGCAGCGGCGGGGAGGTCATCTTCACCTTCGACGGTGACGCCGCCGGGCAAAAGGCGGCCCTGCGGGCCTTCGAAGAGGACCAGCGCTTCGTGGCCCAGACCTACGTGGCTGTGGAACCCGGCGGGGCAGACCCCTGCGAGCTGCGCCAGGCCAAGGGCGACTCCGCCGTCCGCGACCTGATCGCCACCCGGCGCCCGCTCTTTGAATTCGCCATCCGTGCAGCGCTGAAACGGCACAACCTGGACACCGTGGAGGGCCGGATCGCCGCGTTGCGCGAGTCCGCGCCCGTGGTGGCCCAGATCCGCGACGCCGGTATCCGCCCCGCCTATGCCCGCGAACTCGCCGGCTGGCTGGGCATGCCGGTGGAGGAAGTCAGCAGGGCTGTCGGAGCGGCCGCCAAGCGTGCGGCGCAAGGTCCAACGGGAGGCTTCGGTGCGGCGCAGGCCCAGGGCCGCGGGCAGGGCGCAGGTAATGCCGCAGGACCCGGCGCCGGGGCCGCGCCGGGTGTCGCGCCGTTGCCACCGACGGCCGTCCTGCCGTCCTTCAACCGGCCGGACCCGCGCGACCCGGTGGCCACGATGGAGCGCCAGGCGCTCGAGGTGGCCCTGCAGGAGCCGGGGATGCTGGAAGGCGAGACGTGGCAGCGGTTCTCCGAGGCCCGCTTCTCCACGCCGGCGTACCTGGCCGTCCATCAGGCCATCCGCGCCACCGGTCTGGGCTTCACGGGGGACCCGGTGCGCTGGGTGGAGCAGTTGCTGCAGGAGGTTCCCGAGCCGCTGCGGCCGCTCGTGTCCGAGCTCGCTGTGGTGCCCCTCCCGGCCAGCACGGCCGAGGGCGTGCAGCGGTACTGCAAGGACATCCTGGCGCGCCTGTTCGAGCTCCAGATCACCCGGGTCAAGGCGGACAAAATGGGCCAGCTGCAGCGGCTGGACGCTTCGGCGGATCCCGAAGAGTTCCAGCGGCTGAACAGGGAGCTCATGCAACTCGAGGTGCAGCGCCGGTCCCTGCGTTCGGACGCCTGATGGTTCCGCCCTGGTGTCCCGCCCTGGCCAATTTCGCTTCCCGGCAGAGTGTTTGCTAGGCTTATACCCGCTTCATTCCTCCTTAGCTCAATTGGCAGAGCATTCGACTGTTAATCGAAGGGTTGCTGGTTCAAGTCCAGCAGGAGGAGCGCGCAGTCCCCGTCCCGGGTTCCGGGACGGGGACTTTTTTTCATACCCGCAGGGGGTATATGCCGTGTCCTCCGGGCAGGGCAGACCGCCGATTTCCTTAGCGGCAAAACCTTTGCTAATGTCATACCTGCTTCATTCCTCCTTAGCTCAATTGGCAGAGCATTCGACTGTTAATCGAAGGGTTGCTGGTTCAAGTCCAGCAGGAGGAGCGGACAGGTCCCGCGGCCGGTGAAAACCAGCCGCGGGACCTTTTTTATGCTGCGAGCCATTCTTCAGACGAAGTACATTTCCACCTGGAGAAACCGTTCCGCTTCGGCGACGGCCGCCTGGAACGCCTCGAGCTCAGTGGGGGACTTCCGGGGTTCGCGCGGATGCCACTCGTGCGGGGCCGAATGGACCTGGGTGAAGCCGCCGCCGGGCGGGGCGTAAAAGATGCCGAAGCGCTGCACAGGCCATTCCGGCGAACTCTCCGGGGCAACGAGGAGCGCGGAGTCGTGGGCCGGGTTGTACCACTGGGCGATCGGGCGCCGCCGGTCCTCGGTGAACAGCCCGGCGGCGAAGAGAGCCGCCGACTGGCGGCTCATCTGGGTGCACAGGCGGTCCCACCACAGGGGCAGGATTCCGGCGTCACACCGCTGCCACGTGGTCGGGAGGGGCTGAGGGTCCTGCCGGTGGGGCACGTACCAACTTTATCGCCCGGAGCGTACCCGGAACAGGGCCGCCACCACCCGGTCTCCGGCGCCCAGCCCACCACCGAACAGGACATGCCCAGCGCTGGGGTGGACATGCTCCGCGCCGCCGGTGGACATGCTCCGTGCTGGGGCTGGCGGGTGGACATGCTCCGTGCTGGGGGTGGCCATTGGACATATGCCCGTTATGTCCACTCCTGGGCCCGAAGAATGGGCATGCCCTACCCGGGGGAGTTACGCTGTGCCCCGCGCCGCCAGTGGACATGCTCCGTGCTGGGGCTGGCGGGTGGACATATGCCCGTTATGTCCACTCCTGGGCCCGAAGAATGGGCATGCCCTACCCGGGGGAGTTACGCTGTGCCCCGCGCCGCCGGTGGACATGCTCCGTGCTGGGGCTGGCCATTGGACATATGCCCGTTATGTCCACTCCTGGGCACGAAGAATGGGCATGTCCCGCGGCCGGGCTCGTCGAGCCCTGGGCCCGAAAAATGGGCATGTGCCGTGGCGGGGAGTGACGGTGGTCCTAGTGGATCGAGGGCACGGTCCGGGGCCGGACAACCAGCCACAGGGCGGCCGCGGCCAGGAAGATGCAGGTGGCCTGCACCGCTCCCATCGGTGTAGAGGAGCTAACACCGAGCCAGCCGACCACCGGGGAGATCAGGCCGGCCATCATGAACGTTGCCGCGCCGAGCAGCGAAGCGGCGGTTCCTGCCTGCGCGCCATGCTTGGCCAGCGCCAGGACCTGGACGCAGGGGAACGTGAAGCCCGCGCCGAGGATGTAGAACCAGAGCGGCACCAGAACGCCCCAGAGGCCGAAGCCCAACCGGTCGAAGACGACAATCAGCACGGCCATGAGGAACATCCATGCCGTGGAACAGGCCAGGATCCACTGCGGTGGGACCCGGCGGATCAGGCGCGAGCTGGTTTGCACGCCGGCCACGATGCCCAGGGAATTGATGCCGAAGAGCAGCCCGTACTCCTGAGGACTGAAGCCGTATACGTCCTGAAAGAGGAAGGGCGAGGCAGAGAGGTAGGTGAACAGCCCCGCGAAGTTCATGCCGCCCACCATCAGCAGGCCCACGAACACCCGGTCCTTGAACAGGACGCCGTAGCGCTGCCGTGCTGTCATCCCGGTCTTCCCGCGCAGCTCCGGCGGAAAGGTCTCCCGGACCACAAAGAGTGCCGCGATGATCACGCACGTCCCGTAGCCGGCCAGGAAGATGAAAATGCCGGGCCACGGCGTCAGCAACAGCAGCTGAGAACCGATCACGGGGGCCAGGATCGGTGCGAGGCCGTTGACCAGGGCCATTCGGGAGAACATCCGGACCATTGCGTAGCCGCTGAAAAGGTCCCGCACCATCGCCATCGCAACCACGCCGCCGCCGGCCGCGCCAATCCCCATCAGGACGCGGAAGAACCCC
Encoded here:
- a CDS encoding multidrug effflux MFS transporter, which encodes MTTASNPGDSLSRRRKLLYILMLGALTALGPFTVDLYLPAFPALEADLGVSEAAVQLTLTGTTVGFALGQLVVGPLSDKFGRRTPLILATALHITASLGAALSTDIATLGFFRVLMGIGAAGGGVVAMAMVRDLFSGYAMVRMFSRMALVNGLAPILAPVIGSQLLLLTPWPGIFIFLAGYGTCVIIAALFVVRETFPPELRGKTGMTARQRYGVLFKDRVFVGLLMVGGMNFAGLFTYLSASPFLFQDVYGFSPQEYGLLFGINSLGIVAGVQTSSRLIRRVPPQWILACSTAWMFLMAVLIVVFDRLGFGLWGVLVPLWFYILGAGFTFPCVQVLALAKHGAQAGTAASLLGAATFMMAGLISPVVGWLGVSSSTPMGAVQATCIFLAAAALWLVVRPRTVPSIH
- the dnaG gene encoding DNA primase, with translation MAGLIKREDIDEVRQRTDIKEVVDGYVTLKVAGLGSYKGLCPFHDERSPSFTVRPQVGRYHCFGCGEDGDVISFVQKLDHTSFHEAVEKLAARIGFELRYEDGGSGPNREEVGRRQRLLDAHKVADEFFRAQLLTPGATEGRNFLHGRGFDRAAAEQFGVGYAPQGWDSLLKHLRGRGYTDAELKLTGMFSEGGRGIYDRFRGRLIWPIRDIAGETIGFGARKLYEDDQGPKYLNTPETALYKKSQVLYGIDLAKRNIAKDRQLVVVEGYTDVMACHLAGIPTAVATCGTAFGTEHIKIARRLLSDDGSGGEVIFTFDGDAAGQKAALRAFEEDQRFVAQTYVAVEPGGADPCELRQAKGDSAVRDLIATRRPLFEFAIRAALKRHNLDTVEGRIAALRESAPVVAQIRDAGIRPAYARELAGWLGMPVEEVSRAVGAAAKRAAQGPTGGFGAAQAQGRGQGAGNAAGPGAGAAPGVAPLPPTAVLPSFNRPDPRDPVATMERQALEVALQEPGMLEGETWQRFSEARFSTPAYLAVHQAIRATGLGFTGDPVRWVEQLLQEVPEPLRPLVSELAVVPLPASTAEGVQRYCKDILARLFELQITRVKADKMGQLQRLDASADPEEFQRLNRELMQLEVQRRSLRSDA